Proteins from a single region of Oncorhynchus keta strain PuntledgeMale-10-30-2019 chromosome 20, Oket_V2, whole genome shotgun sequence:
- the LOC118399649 gene encoding protein HGH1 homolog: MLSDVEAKELLSFLTLNTRPDVKGQATEYILGLSGNRDGCRYLQSKPDFLKALVTLTTDPSIAIVKDCYHSLINLSADETMHQPLVKDADFLPMLFKNLLDPEFMFADRICTILTNLSRHVKTCKEVFKAMQKQEIGLTQIVEIFCTEGYNKQVSLHYLGPLLSNLTQLPETRHFILDRERCVVQRLLPYIQYEASTIRRGGVIGTLRNCCFDHAHHEWLLSDAVDILPFLLLPLAGPEELSDEENEGLPVDLQYLPEDKKREEDPDIRKMLIETMILLTATKVGRQFLKAKNTYVIMREFHNWEKEPHVAAACEKFIQVLIGDEPEPGMENLLEVEIPEDVEVKLKDVDAKEQEQLEKDQEDLLNPDKPQQCAGIVRMM; the protein is encoded by the exons ATGCTGAGTGACGTGGAGGCAAAAGAGCTGCTGTCCTTCCTCACCCTGAACACCAGGCCGGACGTCAAGGGCCAGGCCACAGAGTACATCCTGGGCCTATCTGGCAACAGGGATGGCTGTCGCTACCTACAGTCAAAACCTGACTTCCTTAAAGCCCTGGTGACCCTCACCACCGACCCCTCTATCGCTATCGTCAAAGACTGTTACCACTCTCTCATCAACCTCTCGGCTGACGAGACCATGCACCAACCGCTGGTGAAAGACGCTGACTTCCTCCCTATGTTGTTTAAAAACCTCCTGGATCCAGAGTTTATGTTTGCAGACCGTATCTGTACGATCCTCACTAACCTGTCGCGGCACGTGAAGACGTGTAAAGAGGTGTTTAAGGCTATGCAGAAGCAGGAGATAGGTCTGACGCAGATAGTGGAAATCTTCTGCACCGAGGGCTACAACAAGCAGGTGTCACTCCATTACCTGGGCCCCCTCCTCTCCAACTTGACTCAGCTGCCCGAGACCAGACACTTTATCCTGGATAGGGAGAG GTGTGTAGTGCAGAGACTCCTTCCCTACATACAATACGAGGCCTCCACAATCAGACGAGGGGGAGTCATTGGCACTCTGAGAAATTGTTGCTTTGACCATG CTCATCATGAGTGGTTGCTGAGTGATGCAGTGGACATTCTGCCTTTCCTGTTGCTGCCTCTCGCTGGGCCTGAGGAACTGTCTGACGAGGAGAATGAAG GGTTACCCGTCGACCTCCAGTACTTGCCCGAGGacaagaaaagagaggaggatcCTGACATTCGCAAGATGCTCATTGAGACCATGATACTG CTGACTGCTACCAAAGTGGGCCGGCAGTTTCTGAAAGCCAAGAACACCTATGTCATCATGAGGGAGTTCCACAACTGGGAAAAGGAACCTCACGTGGCCGCTGCTTGCGAGAAGTTTATACAG gTGCTGATCGGGGACGAACCGGAGCCAGGCATGGAGAACCTGTTGGAGGTGGAGATTCCTGAGGACGTGGAGGTGAAGCTCAAAGACGTGGATGCCAAGGAGCAGGAGCAGTTGGAGAAGGACCAGGAAGATCTGTTAAATCCAGACAAGCCCCAGCAGTGTGCTGGCATAGTGAGGATGATGTAG